One Solanum lycopersicum chromosome 2, SLM_r2.1 genomic region harbors:
- the LOC101261287 gene encoding katanin p80 WD40 repeat-containing subunit B1 homolog KTN80.1 isoform X2: MGSGRNKNVVVRTLTGHRSYCTACEFHPFGEFFASGSMDTNLKIWDIRKKGCIHTYKGHTRGISTIRFSPDGRWVVSGGFDNVVKVWDLTAGKLLHDFKFHEGHIRSIDFHPLEFLLATGSADRTVNFWDLETFELIGSTRREAAGVRSITFHPEGRTLFCGLDDSLKVYSWEPVNCHDSVEMGWSTLSDLCIHDGKLVGGAYYQNYVGVWVADISLIDPHGAGSTPDRQSNLEQKQDHVESRLERIGSNRSSNSNLRCTSPDIDSKEIKNIYVDCENPVTIKKVTSPSPKVVPPLNSKENKNQLSQKLNSVVGLPAKINGLPVGKSFVVPSVVPRDIPEEKKLDTCRRESVSATSASSGIPQKPSHIKCPSSNNFDMEKISVALQSEIADNLLHTVDSKKESDINSRLMADNDSRERSEAKDSAGKHGGEKLEKTSLQPPLNSRENRNVGSEGRKELHPVRFVNGVAVVRGRTRSLVERFEKREGLNIDDVHKLDVVSHSKTEETDVSPLPPSCCKDEELETFSTKFEEEPETSPLTASRFKTEEAMRPMPLAHSKVEETNSSALPASQYEVEDLEASHKPASKSKSEEVRKNHLPASHSEAEKLEASLMLASQFKYEEVRESHLPASCSKAEEFEASPILASQVKSEDVRKSRLPTSRSRTGELGASSIPASQLKPENVRRSRLSASRSKAEELEASPVPVSKFRSGTRTSRLSAFRSKAEEAKTSRLLASRSKAEEAQTLRLLSSGSNAEQPQIAPLPDANQQIIARCEPVQNDDIIIEDLMQRHDVLLNSFRSRLTKLQVVRHYWERNDIRGAFEALRKLSDYSVQADVVSVLVDKMEIITLDLFSFLLPVLLALLETKIERHANVSLELLLKLVAVFGPVVRSAASARPSVGVDLHAEARIKCCRQCFAYLQDIQKTLPELIRGGGQPAKGAVQLNLLLQES; encoded by the exons ATGGGATCTGGAAGAAACAAAAA TGTAGTGGTTCGCACTCTTACGGGACACAGATCATATTGCACTGCCTGTGAATTCCATCCTTTTGGTGAATTTTTTGCATCTGGATCTATGGATACTAATCTTAAGATATGGgatataagaaaaaaaggatGCATCCACACATACAAAGGTCATACTCGAGGAATAAGTACCATACGATTCTCCCCTGATGGCCGCTGGGTGGTTTCTGGCGGATTTGACAATGTTGTGAAG GTATGGGACCTAACAGCTGGAAAGCTCTTGCACGACTTTAAGTTCCATGAAGGGCACATTCGATCCATAGATTTCCATCCACTTGAGTTTCTTTTGGCAACAG GTTCAGCTGACCGCACCGTGAACTTTTGGGATTTGGAAACATTTGAATTGATTGGATCGACTCGACGTGAG GCTGCAGGAGTACGATCAATCACCTTTCACCCGGAAGGAAGGACTCTGTTTTGTGGATTGGATGATAGCTTGAAG GTTTATTCATGGGAGCCTGTAAATTGTCATGACTCTGTTGAAATGGGATGGTCGACTTTAAGCGATCTCTGCATACATGATGGGAAGCTTGTAGGTGGTGCTTATTACCAAAACTATGTTGGAGTTTGGGTTGCAGATATTTCG CTTATTGATCCCCATGGAGCTGGTTCAACTCCAGATAGACAAAGTAACTTGGAGCAGAAACAGGACCATGTGGAGAGTCGTTTAGAAAGAATAGGAAGCAACAGAAGTTCTAATTCAAATCTTCGCTGCACATCACCTGATATTGATTCCAAGgaaataaagaatatatatgtGGACT GTGAAAATCCTGTAACCATTAAGAAAGTTACTTCTCCTTCTCCAAAAGTGGTTCCTCCTTTAAATTCTAAGGAAAACAAGAATCAGTTGAGTCAGAAGCTTAATTCTGTTGTAGGTTTACCTGCAAAAATTAATGGATTGCCAGTAGGTAAATCATTTGTCGTCCCCAGTGTGGTACCTCGTGATATTCCAGAGGAGAAGAAATTGGATACTTGTAGAAGGGAATCTGTTTCTGCAACCAGTGCAAGTAGTGGTATACCACAAAAGCCGTCTCACATAAAGTGCCCATCCAGCAACAACTTTGATATGGAGAAGATCTCTGTGGCTCTTCAGTCTGAAATTGCAGACAACTTGCTGCATACAGTAGATAGTAAGAAGGAATCAGATATTAATAGCAGGCTTATGGCAGATAATGATTCCAGAGAACGTTCCGAGGCAAAAGATTCTGCTGGCAAGCATGGTGGAGAAAAGCTAGAGAAAACTTCATTGCAACCACCGCTGAATAGTCGGGAGAACC GTAATGTGGGTTCAGAAGGTAGGAAAGAGTTGCATCCAGTTAGATTTGTGAATGGAG TGGCGGTAGTGCGAGGAAGGACGCGCAGTTTGGTTGAGAGGTTTGAGAAAAGAGAAGGGTTGAACATAGATGATGTCCATAAGCTGGATGTGGTGTCTCATTCTAAAACTGAGGAAACAGATGTATCCCCTTTGCCACCTTCTTGTTGTAAAGATGAGGAACTAGAAACCTTTTCcacaaaatttgaagaagaaccAGAAACATCACCTTTGACAGCTTCTCGTTTTAAAACAGAGGAAGCAATGCGCCCCATGCCTCTAGCTCATTCGAAAGTTGAGGAAACAAATTCATCTGCTTTGCCAGCTTCTCAATATGAAGTTGAGGACTTAGAAGCATCCCATAAGCCAGCTTCTAAATCTAAATCTGAGGAAGTAAGAAAAAACCATTTACCAGCTTCTCATTCTGAAGCTGAGAAATTAGAGGCATCCCTTATGCTAGCTTCTCAGTTTAAATACGAGGAAGTTAGAGAATCCCATTTACCAGCTTCTTGTTCTAAAGCTGAGGAATTTGAAGCATCCCCTATCCTAGCTTCACAGGTTAAATCTGAGGATGTAAGGAAGTCTCGTTTGCCAACTTCTCGTTCTAGAACTGGGGAATTAGGAGCATCCTCTATACCAGCTTCACAGCTTAAACCTGAGAATGTAAGAAGATCCCGTTTATCAGCTTCTCGTTCTAAAGCTGAGGAACTAGAAGCATCCCCTGTGCCTGTTTCTAAGTTTAGAAGTGGAACAAGAACATCCCGTTTGTCGGCTTTTCGTTCAAAAGCTGAGGAAGCTAAAACATCACGATTATTAGCTTCTCGTTCTAAAGCTGAGGAGGCACAAACATTGCGCCTGTTGTCTTCTGGTTCTAATGCTGAGCAACCACAAATAGCTCCTTTGCCG GATGCTAATCAGCAGATCATTGCACGGTGTGAGCCAGTGCAGAATGATGATATCATTATTGAAGATCTTATGCAACGCCATGATGTGCTGCTAAATTCGTTTAGATCTCGTTTGACAAAGCTGCAG GTAGTTCGTCACTACTGGGAACGGAATGACATCAGGGGTGCTTTTGAGGCCTTGAGGAAGTTGTCAGATTATTCT GTGCAAGCTGATGTTGTGAGTGTCCTCGTAGATAAAATGGAGATTATCACTTTGgatttgttttccttcttgttgcCTGTACTGTTAGCCTTACTTGAAACTAAGATAGAAAG GCATGCAAATGTTTCCCTGGAGCTGTTGTTGAAACTTGTTGCAGTCTTTGGACCAGTAGTTCGCTCAGCCGCTTCAGCACGTCCATCTGTTGGGGTTGATCTTCATGCAGAAGCAAG AATTAAGTGCTGCAGGCAGTGCTTTGCCTACCTCCAAGATATACAGAAAACACTTCCTGAACTTATAAG GGGAGGGGGTCAGCCGGCAAAAGGTGCAGTACAATTAAATCTCCTACTTCAAGAATCATAG
- the LOC101261287 gene encoding katanin p80 WD40 repeat-containing subunit B1 homolog KTN80.1 isoform X1 produces the protein MANRGYKLQEFVAHSGNVNCLRFGKKTRRQFLTGGDDQNVNLWSIGKPTSTTSLSGHTSPIESVAFDSAEVLVLAGASSGVIKLWDLEETKMVRTLTGHRSYCTACEFHPFGEFFASGSMDTNLKIWDIRKKGCIHTYKGHTRGISTIRFSPDGRWVVSGGFDNVVKVWDLTAGKLLHDFKFHEGHIRSIDFHPLEFLLATGSADRTVNFWDLETFELIGSTRREAAGVRSITFHPEGRTLFCGLDDSLKVYSWEPVNCHDSVEMGWSTLSDLCIHDGKLVGGAYYQNYVGVWVADISLIDPHGAGSTPDRQSNLEQKQDHVESRLERIGSNRSSNSNLRCTSPDIDSKEIKNIYVDCENPVTIKKVTSPSPKVVPPLNSKENKNQLSQKLNSVVGLPAKINGLPVGKSFVVPSVVPRDIPEEKKLDTCRRESVSATSASSGIPQKPSHIKCPSSNNFDMEKISVALQSEIADNLLHTVDSKKESDINSRLMADNDSRERSEAKDSAGKHGGEKLEKTSLQPPLNSRENRNVGSEGRKELHPVRFVNGVAVVRGRTRSLVERFEKREGLNIDDVHKLDVVSHSKTEETDVSPLPPSCCKDEELETFSTKFEEEPETSPLTASRFKTEEAMRPMPLAHSKVEETNSSALPASQYEVEDLEASHKPASKSKSEEVRKNHLPASHSEAEKLEASLMLASQFKYEEVRESHLPASCSKAEEFEASPILASQVKSEDVRKSRLPTSRSRTGELGASSIPASQLKPENVRRSRLSASRSKAEELEASPVPVSKFRSGTRTSRLSAFRSKAEEAKTSRLLASRSKAEEAQTLRLLSSGSNAEQPQIAPLPDANQQIIARCEPVQNDDIIIEDLMQRHDVLLNSFRSRLTKLQVVRHYWERNDIRGAFEALRKLSDYSVQADVVSVLVDKMEIITLDLFSFLLPVLLALLETKIERHANVSLELLLKLVAVFGPVVRSAASARPSVGVDLHAEARIKCCRQCFAYLQDIQKTLPELIRGGGQPAKGAVQLNLLLQES, from the exons ATGGCTAATCGTGGCTACAAATTGC AGGAATTTGTGGCGCATTCGGGGAATGTAAACTGTTTAAGGTTTGGGAAGAAGACGCGTAGACAGTTTCTCACTGGTGGAGATGATCAGAATGTGAATCTTTGGTCCATTGGTAAACCAACATCCACCACG AGCCTAAGTGGGCATACGAGTCCAATAGAATCTGTAGCTTTTGACTCAGCAGAGGTTCTAGTGCTTGCTGGAGCTTCATCAGGTGTAATAAAGCTATGGGATCTGGAAGAAACAAAAA TGGTTCGCACTCTTACGGGACACAGATCATATTGCACTGCCTGTGAATTCCATCCTTTTGGTGAATTTTTTGCATCTGGATCTATGGATACTAATCTTAAGATATGGgatataagaaaaaaaggatGCATCCACACATACAAAGGTCATACTCGAGGAATAAGTACCATACGATTCTCCCCTGATGGCCGCTGGGTGGTTTCTGGCGGATTTGACAATGTTGTGAAG GTATGGGACCTAACAGCTGGAAAGCTCTTGCACGACTTTAAGTTCCATGAAGGGCACATTCGATCCATAGATTTCCATCCACTTGAGTTTCTTTTGGCAACAG GTTCAGCTGACCGCACCGTGAACTTTTGGGATTTGGAAACATTTGAATTGATTGGATCGACTCGACGTGAG GCTGCAGGAGTACGATCAATCACCTTTCACCCGGAAGGAAGGACTCTGTTTTGTGGATTGGATGATAGCTTGAAG GTTTATTCATGGGAGCCTGTAAATTGTCATGACTCTGTTGAAATGGGATGGTCGACTTTAAGCGATCTCTGCATACATGATGGGAAGCTTGTAGGTGGTGCTTATTACCAAAACTATGTTGGAGTTTGGGTTGCAGATATTTCG CTTATTGATCCCCATGGAGCTGGTTCAACTCCAGATAGACAAAGTAACTTGGAGCAGAAACAGGACCATGTGGAGAGTCGTTTAGAAAGAATAGGAAGCAACAGAAGTTCTAATTCAAATCTTCGCTGCACATCACCTGATATTGATTCCAAGgaaataaagaatatatatgtGGACT GTGAAAATCCTGTAACCATTAAGAAAGTTACTTCTCCTTCTCCAAAAGTGGTTCCTCCTTTAAATTCTAAGGAAAACAAGAATCAGTTGAGTCAGAAGCTTAATTCTGTTGTAGGTTTACCTGCAAAAATTAATGGATTGCCAGTAGGTAAATCATTTGTCGTCCCCAGTGTGGTACCTCGTGATATTCCAGAGGAGAAGAAATTGGATACTTGTAGAAGGGAATCTGTTTCTGCAACCAGTGCAAGTAGTGGTATACCACAAAAGCCGTCTCACATAAAGTGCCCATCCAGCAACAACTTTGATATGGAGAAGATCTCTGTGGCTCTTCAGTCTGAAATTGCAGACAACTTGCTGCATACAGTAGATAGTAAGAAGGAATCAGATATTAATAGCAGGCTTATGGCAGATAATGATTCCAGAGAACGTTCCGAGGCAAAAGATTCTGCTGGCAAGCATGGTGGAGAAAAGCTAGAGAAAACTTCATTGCAACCACCGCTGAATAGTCGGGAGAACC GTAATGTGGGTTCAGAAGGTAGGAAAGAGTTGCATCCAGTTAGATTTGTGAATGGAG TGGCGGTAGTGCGAGGAAGGACGCGCAGTTTGGTTGAGAGGTTTGAGAAAAGAGAAGGGTTGAACATAGATGATGTCCATAAGCTGGATGTGGTGTCTCATTCTAAAACTGAGGAAACAGATGTATCCCCTTTGCCACCTTCTTGTTGTAAAGATGAGGAACTAGAAACCTTTTCcacaaaatttgaagaagaaccAGAAACATCACCTTTGACAGCTTCTCGTTTTAAAACAGAGGAAGCAATGCGCCCCATGCCTCTAGCTCATTCGAAAGTTGAGGAAACAAATTCATCTGCTTTGCCAGCTTCTCAATATGAAGTTGAGGACTTAGAAGCATCCCATAAGCCAGCTTCTAAATCTAAATCTGAGGAAGTAAGAAAAAACCATTTACCAGCTTCTCATTCTGAAGCTGAGAAATTAGAGGCATCCCTTATGCTAGCTTCTCAGTTTAAATACGAGGAAGTTAGAGAATCCCATTTACCAGCTTCTTGTTCTAAAGCTGAGGAATTTGAAGCATCCCCTATCCTAGCTTCACAGGTTAAATCTGAGGATGTAAGGAAGTCTCGTTTGCCAACTTCTCGTTCTAGAACTGGGGAATTAGGAGCATCCTCTATACCAGCTTCACAGCTTAAACCTGAGAATGTAAGAAGATCCCGTTTATCAGCTTCTCGTTCTAAAGCTGAGGAACTAGAAGCATCCCCTGTGCCTGTTTCTAAGTTTAGAAGTGGAACAAGAACATCCCGTTTGTCGGCTTTTCGTTCAAAAGCTGAGGAAGCTAAAACATCACGATTATTAGCTTCTCGTTCTAAAGCTGAGGAGGCACAAACATTGCGCCTGTTGTCTTCTGGTTCTAATGCTGAGCAACCACAAATAGCTCCTTTGCCG GATGCTAATCAGCAGATCATTGCACGGTGTGAGCCAGTGCAGAATGATGATATCATTATTGAAGATCTTATGCAACGCCATGATGTGCTGCTAAATTCGTTTAGATCTCGTTTGACAAAGCTGCAG GTAGTTCGTCACTACTGGGAACGGAATGACATCAGGGGTGCTTTTGAGGCCTTGAGGAAGTTGTCAGATTATTCT GTGCAAGCTGATGTTGTGAGTGTCCTCGTAGATAAAATGGAGATTATCACTTTGgatttgttttccttcttgttgcCTGTACTGTTAGCCTTACTTGAAACTAAGATAGAAAG GCATGCAAATGTTTCCCTGGAGCTGTTGTTGAAACTTGTTGCAGTCTTTGGACCAGTAGTTCGCTCAGCCGCTTCAGCACGTCCATCTGTTGGGGTTGATCTTCATGCAGAAGCAAG AATTAAGTGCTGCAGGCAGTGCTTTGCCTACCTCCAAGATATACAGAAAACACTTCCTGAACTTATAAG GGGAGGGGGTCAGCCGGCAAAAGGTGCAGTACAATTAAATCTCCTACTTCAAGAATCATAG